From the Streptomyces sp. 846.5 genome, the window CGGCCAGCTCCACCAGCTCGTGGTCCAGGAACGGGACCCGGGCCTCCAGGCCCCAGGCCATGGTCATGTTGTCCACCCGTTTGACCGGGTCGTCCACCAGCATCACCCGGCTGTCCAGCCGCAGCGCCGCGTCCAGGGCGGTGTCCGCGCCGGCCGCCGAGGTATGGGCGCGGACGAACTCGCCGGAGGCGTCGTGGTCGATGCGGTACTCCGGGTGCAGCATGGCCGCGAGTTCGTTGTGCGGTCGGTCCACGAAGACCCTGCAGTAGGCGTCGGCGGTCTCCGCCCGGGGGACGCCGGCCAGCGGCGGGTACCAGTCGTAGCCGGCGAAGATCTCGTCGGCGCCCTGGCCGCTCTGGACGACCTTGACCTCCTTGGACACCTCCTGCGAGAGCAGGTGGAAGGCGACCGCGTCATGGCTGACCATGGGCTCGCTCATGGCGTCGATCGCCTGGTCCAGGGCGGCCGGGAGCCGGTCCGAGGGCACCATGATGCGGTGGTGGTCGGTGGCGTAGCGCTCGGCGACCAGGTCCGAGTAGACGAACTCGTCGCCCTGCTCGCCGCCCTCGGTCTCGAAGCCGACGCTGAAGGTCGCCAGGTCGCGGGCGCCGGACTCGGCGAGCAGGGCGACGACCAGGCTGGAGTCCAGTCCGCCGGACAGCAGCACGCCCACCGGCACGTCGGCGACGGTGCGGCGGCGCACGGCGGTGCGCAGCCCGTCCAGGACGGCGTCGCACCAGTCCGCGGCGTCCATCCCGGCGTACTGGGACAGCCTGGTGTGCGGCGGGTCCCAGTACCGGCGGTCGTGGTGGGTGCCGTCGGGCTCGATCACCCGGACGGTGGCCGGCGCGAGCTTGCCGACGCCCGCCAGGACGGTGCGCGGCGCGGGCACGACGGAGTGGAAGCTGAGGTAGTGGTGCAGGGCGACGCGGTCGATCGAGGTGTCGACGCCGCCCCCGGCGAGCAGCGCCGGCAGCGAGGAGGCGAAGCGCAGCCGGCCCGGTCCCTCGGCCAGGTAGAGCGGCTTGATGCCGAGCCGGTCCCGGCCGAGAACGACCCGGCCGGACTCGTGCTCCACCAGCGCGAACGCGAACATCCCGGCGAAGCGGGTGACGCAGTCGACCCCCCACTCCTGGTAGGCCTTCAGCAGCACCTCGGTGTCGGAGTGGGAGAAGAAGCGGTGCCCCGCGCCCTCCAGCTGTTTGCGCAGCTCACGGTGGTTGTAGATGCAGCCGTTGAAGACCACGGTCAGCCCTGCGCCGGGGTCCGTCATCGGCTGGGCGCCGCGCTCGGACAGATCGATGATCTTGAGCCGCCGGTGGCCCAGGGCGACCGCGCCCTGGGACCACAGGCCCCGGCCGTCGGGGCCGCGGGCCGCCAGCCGGTCCGTCATCCGCTCGACGGCGGCCAGGTCGGGGCGCGATCCGTCGAAGCGGACCTCTCCGCTCAGTCCGCACATGCGGGTGCCACCCCGATCCAGGTGTCCTTGGCGCCGCCGCCGCGGGAGGAGTTGACGATCAGGCTGCCCCCGGCAGCGACCCGGGTGAGCGCGGCCGGCAGCACGGTCGGCCGCAGGCCGACGGCGCCGGGGCCGCTGCCCTCGCGTTCGGCGCAGACGAAGGCCCTGAGGTCGACCACCCGGGGCTCCAGGCGCTCCCCGTCGAAAGTGGGATGGCTGGTCAGCGAGACCACGTCCTGGGCCACCCAGCGGTCCGGGGCCTCCAGCAGGGCGGCGTGCAGCCGGGCCAGCTCCTCCGGGGAGGC encodes:
- a CDS encoding N-acetylglutaminylglutamine amidotransferase, with amino-acid sequence MCGLSGEVRFDGSRPDLAAVERMTDRLAARGPDGRGLWSQGAVALGHRRLKIIDLSERGAQPMTDPGAGLTVVFNGCIYNHRELRKQLEGAGHRFFSHSDTEVLLKAYQEWGVDCVTRFAGMFAFALVEHESGRVVLGRDRLGIKPLYLAEGPGRLRFASSLPALLAGGGVDTSIDRVALHHYLSFHSVVPAPRTVLAGVGKLAPATVRVIEPDGTHHDRRYWDPPHTRLSQYAGMDAADWCDAVLDGLRTAVRRRTVADVPVGVLLSGGLDSSLVVALLAESGARDLATFSVGFETEGGEQGDEFVYSDLVAERYATDHHRIMVPSDRLPAALDQAIDAMSEPMVSHDAVAFHLLSQEVSKEVKVVQSGQGADEIFAGYDWYPPLAGVPRAETADAYCRVFVDRPHNELAAMLHPEYRIDHDASGEFVRAHTSAAGADTALDAALRLDSRVMLVDDPVKRVDNMTMAWGLEARVPFLDHELVELAAACPPELKLAQGGKGVLKDAGRKLLPTGIVDRPKGYFPVPAIRHMAGPVLDRVREALAAPEARARGLFRDEYLAELLSAPDEHRTTLGSNALWQAALLEIWLQTHEIG